The nucleotide sequence TGCATCCTTTCAGTGCAGGCGCGGAGTTAGGAGAAAATTCAGCTAGCCAACATCACAATCACTCTTCCTTCCTGATGCTGTTCTACAATAATACATTGCCTAAATTTTGGTCGACATGACATGAATATGCAGCCATAGATCGGCAACGAATGTCTGAATTTTGACTGGCCAACTTATCATAGAACTTCATTGATCGATCACGTTGAATGAATAACCCAAGTCAGTCACGTTCACAACTCCATGCTTGGGCCAACTTCCCCTTTACGCTCTTTGCCACATGATTGGACGATCTCTACATGATGTCTTGTGTTTAGCAGCGAGTCTACATGCCCACATCATGCTGAATCTACATGTCAAATCGAGCAGCTCTCAACATGTGCCAACCAGCATCTATACACACAACAGCAGCCACATGCCCACATCATGCCCATAGATATTACAAAAACAAATATTGCTCAGATACATTCCTCGATTCAGTTTGTTTAAATCATAACGGAAACAATAACAGAGTTCTGCCCTGACGACAGATAAATAGAATTCAGGGATGTTACACAACTACACACATACTGTTTGTTCTACTCAAGCAAAACCCAGTAGGATGGGAGGATGGCGAATACATCTCTCTGAATACACACTGAATCAAATGCTGGTGGCCAACCATTTGAGTTGCAGACTTGCAGTAAGTAGTAGGACTGGATTGGACAACCGTGTAGCTCTCCCTCCATATGCATGGCTTTACTTGGATCCACGAACAGCTGTTCAAGATGAATACATGCACAGCGTCAGCACAATGTATATGGAATATGTTCTTAATTTTTCACAACGAAGAACATGTAGATAATTGTTACTCATAGGAAGGAGGGAAAGAAAACTCACAATATTTTTGAATTACAAGGATAAGGCAGCTAGTTCTTGCTGGCCCGTCTCTCATTCTCCCGACCAATGAATCCTTCCAACTCCTTTCTTTCCATTGAGAcggcctcttgccactccttttcaTCCTTAAACATGCGAGCTTCAGCGACTCTGCGGACATGGATTTCACAGTTGGGGTGCAGGTTGATTGCTTTTTCAACGGAAGACTCCAAGGCCTCCACCCTGCCTCGAGCTGCTCTGTTACAATTGATTTTGAACTCGAGCTGTGCAAGGCCTGAAAGATGCTGGACACCCAAGTCTACAAAAAAGTCGGACGCCATCTCCATCGGGTTCAAGTAAAGACGGAGGCGTCGGAGTGCTGGCACAGCACCTGGAGCAAATGTTAGACGCACTACATCTGGTTTATTTTCTGAGATGCGCAGTCCACCGCTTGCTGTTTGTTCCGATACAAAATGAGAGGATGGCATATATTGGAAGTGGAACGCCTTTAGCAGTTTCAATCCATTACTACCCACGGTCAGCTTTTCTTTGATGACCTGTATAACCCATAGATGAAGATTGGCCAGAGAAGGCATGCCCATGAGGACTTGGAGACCCTCCATATCAAATTTCTTCACCTCCATGCATAGCTTCACGAGATTCTTGAGGGAGGCCATTCCTCTGGGAACCATTTCCATCAGGCTTCTTCCAGACTGAATTTTAAGAACTTGGAGGCACGGGTATGCATAGCATGGTTTACAGAACAGACGCTCGGCTATGTCTCCACCAGTACCAAGATAGCGAAGGTTGCACTTGCCCGACTCGTTTACTTCCTCCGCAAATCTCACTGGGTCGTCAGTTTCCCCGAAGCTTAACTCCTCCAAGGCCTGCAGACTCCGGAACCCACTTGCAGGTAATTGTGCTGTATAGCTGACAAATAGGCGCACCAATTTCCGCAACTGCACCACGGTTGATGGCAGTCTTACCAGTGACCAACACTCTCTCAAATCCAGAGTCTCTAAGTGCTGCAGCTTTCCGATTTCACCAGGAAGCTCAGTAATTTTAGAACCCCAAATTCGCAAATACCTCAGTTGTCGTGAACTCCCTATGTGTTTTACATGCTTGTTTTCCAACCAATCACATCGTCCAAGATCCAACACCCGCAAAGCATGGAAGTCCACAAGATGGGGTACTATTGGCTTATTTGGCTCAAACAGAGTCAATGAGCGAATATGTATCTTGGTCTCTGTAATGGCCTGAACTGCTCCTTTATGCTCTTTGCCACTAGATTGCATGGACAGACGACGTATCTTATTTGGGAAAGAATTGCATATACGCCCATTTAAGACAGTGGCAAAATTCTCTTCATCCGATAAAGATATAATAAGGTCAAGCACCATATCATGGACCCTACAATATTTCACCGAACTGCCATAATTACCATAAACTGGCTGAATCATATTTCTATTAACGAGTTCATTAAAACAGTTCTGTGCTACTTGATCCAAACTTCCCCATTGTGTAGCAATGAATCCTTCCGCTATCCATTTGCATTTCAACAATTTAATACCGATCATCCAATCCTCTGGATATATACACAAGTACAGTAAACAAGTCTTCAGGTGGTGGGGAAGATCCAAGTAACTATGTAACAATATATCTTTCATCCTTTTTAAGTTCCCATCGTTATCAAACGAAGAACCAGTACCAATGGAGTCTTGCAGTCTCTCCCATTCATCCTTGTTATGTGTCTTACTAGCAAGCAAACTTGCAAATGTAATTATAGCCAGTGGCAGTCCGCCACATTTTTGCAAAATCCTTGTAGAAACTTCTTCCAGTTCAGAAGGACATGAATCATTTGAGTAGAAAATTCTCTTAAAGAACAATCTTCGAGAATCAACATCATCTAGAGGTGCCATTTGATAGGGTTGCTCATCTGAGACGGAACAACATAGATTAGCTACACCTGTAATGCGTGTAGTAGCAATTACTCTGCTACCATTATTATTCTCAGGAAATGCTGCCTTGACCAATTTCCAATCTTGTTCTTTCCATACGTCATCAATAACAATGAAGTACCTGCACTCAAGATCATGTATTGTTAAGCATTGCCATTATTGTGATGACTTTTACTAGCACATAATTTGATATATGCAAATATATACATAAATGTTTCATATTTACATTTTGGTAATTTTTTCTTGCATCAAGTAATAGAACTATTAGAAGAACTAACTCATTGCATCCCAGGGTAAGTGAAAACAAAATTATATTAAGTACATCAAGGGACTATATGACTTCTCATTCATAGAAGAAATAAATAAGTCTACTTTACAACACTAAACTAGTGTCAAGTTTGAGTTTCAATGTTGAACCCTAACTTCGAGAGTACGTCTAGGCGTgccatagctttatagaaggcagaatAATAGTTACAAGAAAACTACCACTCAATGCGAACAATGAGTGTAGCACGAACACCACACACCAAGTACAAACACCACACAAAGCGAGCTACAATGCAAAAGAGCCTATCCTAGAGAGATACACAGAGCCGCGTCTCGACCACCGCCGAGTACCTCCGAGACCACCAACTGCCGCAGAACTTCACTTGCCGACGCACCATCCATCCTGAGCGCCTAAGAGAAAGTGGCAGATGGATGGCAGGACTCGATCGGCTCCGGGAAGCCACCGTCTTGGACATATCAAAGACGGCCGCACATAGCAGCACGAGGGATCAAACGAGGACAGCGGTGAACACCGGAGGAGAGCAATGAGGAGCCAGCGCGTCTCCAAACGCAATGCTCCCACAGAGGAGTGACGTCCAGGACGCCGCCATTGTGCCGATCGAAGAGCCGTTTAATCGAGGGTTTCGCCAGGAGACATCCACCAATTCCAAGAGCGCGAGGGGAAAGGCGAACATGCTCGGcgatgcctccaaggaggagaATGACATCCACAGGTGCCATCATCGCCGGCCCGGCAGAAGCCGTGCAAGATTTTCATCCACGCGTAGCCCCTCACCACACCTCCATGGAATTGTAGGCACTATCCAAGAAACCTCACACCGCCGCCACCGCAGCACTTGCCGACGTAGCTGCAAAGCCGAGGATAGACGACCAACCGCCAGACAGGGTGACCACAGCCACACCATCAAGTCCCAACCTGCACGAGGACCCGCAGCCAACCAGCACCTCCGGCCAGGTTCAGGACGCCCTAACACTACGACTAAAGACACAAACATCAACTATTGACAATCATAATGGCTCGTGAGATGTCATGGCTACATGTCATGTAATTTTGTGTGGGACTCGTTTTTTGTCCATGTTTCCTTTGTTCTTCGTCCCGTGTGTACATGGAGCCATGCCGCCTTGCCCACTCAAGTGTAGTCGCACACGCAGCCATCCAGACCAAACGAAACTACCACGATTTAAACCTGATGTTGACGCTGAGGTTTGAATTCTAATCGATTTATAGCATTGCCTTGAGGACTTGTTTAGAATGAATAAACCTTTGTCCAAAGAAAGTAGTGAGGTTCCTAAAAGGATTGGGGTTTGGATCAGGGTAAAATGAAGTAAAATTTGAGCAGTCGGGACTATGTCTTTGCTGGTATAATCTGCCATTAGAACTTAAAGTCAGACAATTTTATGAGTTATAAACTTATCTATGGAAGAAATAGGTGCAAACACATAAAAAGAAGAGGACCACGGTGGCATTCTGTGTTAACTATCACCAATCAAACTATTCGTACAAACATTTTTGGTTGAGAAAGAATATGGCCCAAATATTATAGAAAAGTAAATTAGATTGATCCAGTATTGGTGAAGTTTGTAGCAACAATACATCTTTTTGGGCTATCATTACATGGAGGGTTGAACGTGGACTTATTTTTATGTGTGCCTGTTTTGTGAAGCTAAAATGTAAGATTAAAACTATTTACTGAATGTGTGTTTACAACCAACAGTCAATCGGTAGGCTAGTTTGAGATAGTGCGAAAACAATATATATGTTCAAGGAACTAACATACTCGAGACAACTAGAGATGACCATTTGATCTAGCCTGCTTCAAACTAGCTaagtttaaataatactccctccgttccaaaatagatgactcaactttgtactaactttagtacaaagttgggtcatctattttggaacggagggagtaataattgTTTCAATAGTCCAAATATACAGTATGAATCAATTAATGCTAGGTGCTTGTATAACGAGAGGGGATAAAACAAATTAAAGCAAATCATCTATATGCTCCACACCTTTTTCCTGTCAAGATCTGTTTGATTTCACGGATTAGTTGTTCCTTTTCCCAACTCTGACATTCTTTGTATGCATCTTTATTGATCTGGGACAAGATATCTTTTAGGAGCTTCATCAGATCAAGTGTGCGCGACACGGACACACAAGCTTGGCACTGGAAGTCCCCTCCTGATCCAATCTTGCGGTAGACTTCCATGGCCAGGGTTGTCTTCCCCAACCCTCCCGATCCGACAATCGGCAGCACTTTCAACTCCTTACTCTCATCCATCAGCAAGGCAATGATGTGCTTCATTGGGCCATCCATTGCCACCAAGCCCTTGACCTCCTCGTGGATGGCAGCCATCCGCGTGTCTATCTCCACCACCCTCGTTGCACTGTAGTAACTCTCATCAAGCTTGTACCTAGTATCATTTTTTTGACAAAAAGCACTTTATTAATCCCACGTTGCATCCAGAAATACAGCTGCAAGAGTACGTAGGAAGCTTGTACCTGTCACGGCGCTCGCTTTCCTCCATGACGCGAGCTTTGAGCTCTTTGATCTGAGTAGCGATGTCATGGCGCACCCACAGAGTCTTGAGCCGGCGGGCCGTCCTCTtcatgaactttggtttggcatcTCCGCTTCCAAGGCGGTCCATGAAGCGGTCGATGCAGTCTTCTATGTCGTAGCTAAGATCGCGCACTCTGTCTCTCCAACCCTTTGCCGGGCCATCGAGTTTCTCCTCCACGTCCGCTAGTCTCTCCAGCCAGACTCGCATGCCGCTGAGCTCGCGCTCAAGGaactggatctccttgcggacgCTCTTGAGCAGATTGTACTCGTCACTGAGCAAGGCAGTGAGCTTGCCGAGGAGGGGGTTCATCGCCCCCATCCCAACACTCACCCCAGCCATATCCTTTGATGAATGAAGGATAGTGGACAAGTTCTTAATATGAAGAGAAGCAGCTGATGAACGAGGAGTACTATGGATGGGCACTAAGCTAAGGCTCAGACGTGACCTTGGGTGGGGAGAAAATTAGTCTCAGATGCGGCTTACAGTAGGTACCGTGTCTGTGTCGAGGTTtaattaactactccctccgtcccaaattacccGTCGCTAAAATGGATGTATGCAGAACTAAAAttcatctagatacatccatacatgcgacaagtactctctccgttcagaattacttgtcgcagaaatagatgtatctagacgtattttagttctagacacatccatttccaagaagtaattccgaacggagagaGTAATTCGAAACGGAAGGAATATAAATCTAGGGAGTATCAAAGCACTGCAAGCAAGCATGGGGCGGTGCATTAGTTTACTTCCACTGCCGGCCTGCCACACAGCTGTCTATTGATCATTCGACTGTTCAACAATCAACACACGGTGTTGCCGTTGGATGGACTCGGGAACTAATATTCGTTTGCTCCGGCAAAGAATCAATCGAGAAGCTTCCAAGCAATAGGTCGGATGTGTGACGTGCTGTGCCAAGCAACTAACCAAAAGATGAGACAAATGAGGTAGGGGAAATGATCGCTCCTCTTCAGCCGTTCCGCGGAAAGACAATCATTTCTTTAGTCTCTCAGCCCTTTGGCCTTCAAAACCAAGATGAATGGGAAAGAAAATGCTTGTAAACCTTTCTTCTTCAATTCTCTGTCTGTTTTATTTCTCTTTACTCCCCCTCGTGTCTCCATCTTTTTTCCTCATCAACCATGTTGTTTTGCCTCTTCGCCGTAGCCGTTTTTCCCGAGTAAATTGCAAAAACCAACATAATTGAAGACCCTAATTCAAAAAAAAACCACCACTTTTCGTTTTTGTTCTTCAAAAAAACGTCATCATTATGCTGGCAGTTTTCAAAAAAACGCTGATTGACCGATTAGAGAGGTTTGATGCAAAATCTGACAATTGGGTCCCAATGTCAGGTGCCATTTGGCTGGGGTGGAAACGACTTATGTCACACATGTAGTCATGGCGCTAAGGTCTGAAGAGTGGTGTAGTCTGATGTGACATGCAAAAGACGTTCAGTAGGAGTTTCATTGGAGATAGTACGACTGGGCCACATATTGATGAGATGAACAACAATAAAGaaagcttcatcccaaaattttaatGGCATGGACGCTGCAGCTAGAATAGCTAAGCCTACTTCAACAATATGTCTATGTTTGTGTTCGGCAGAACCATTTTGTTGATGTGCATGTGGACATGAGATATGATGTGAGATACCTATTTGTTGAAAGAAGGAGTTTAATATTTCATATTCACCACCCCAGTCTGATTGCATGGCAATGATCTTGCTATCAAATTTACGTTCAACAAGGGCTTGAAAGTTATGAAAAACTTGAAACACATCAGAACGCTTTGTAAGTAGGGAGATCCAGACGGGCTTCCTTCATGGCCGCAACATTGCCGAAAACTTCATCTATGCTGCAGATATTCTCAGTACGTGCCACTCACGCAAAGCTCCGACTATGGTTTTTAAGCTAGACTTTAGGAAAGCATTTGATTCGATATGCTGGTCCTCCCTCATTCAAATTATGAAAGTTCGGGGTTTTCCTAACACCTTCTGCAGTTGGGTCCAAAACATCCTCTGCACTGGCAAAACGG is from Triticum aestivum cultivar Chinese Spring chromosome 1B, IWGSC CS RefSeq v2.1, whole genome shotgun sequence and encodes:
- the LOC123147021 gene encoding disease resistance protein RGA5 — translated: MAGVSVGMGAMNPLLGKLTALLSDEYNLLKSVRKEIQFLERELSGMRVWLERLADVEEKLDGPAKGWRDRVRDLSYDIEDCIDRFMDRLGSGDAKPKFMKRTARRLKTLWVRHDIATQIKELKARVMEESERRDRYKLDESYYSATRVVEIDTRMAAIHEEVKGLVAMDGPMKHIIALLMDESKELKVLPIVGSGGLGKTTLAMEVYRKIGSGGDFQCQACVSVSRTLDLMKLLKDILSQINKDAYKECQSWEKEQLIREIKQILTGKRYFIVIDDVWKEQDWKLVKAAFPENNNGSRVIATTRITGVANLCCSVSDEQPYQMAPLDDVDSRRLFFKRIFYSNDSCPSELEEVSTRILQKCGGLPLAIITFASLLASKTHNKDEWERLQDSIGTGSSFDNDGNLKRMKDILLHSYLDLPHHLKTCLLYLCIYPEDWMIGIKLLKCKWIAEGFIATQWGSLDQVAQNCFNELVNRNMIQPVYGNYGSSVKYCRVHDMVLDLIISLSDEENFATVLNGRICNSFPNKIRRLSMQSSGKEHKGAVQAITETKIHIRSLTLFEPNKPIVPHLVDFHALRVLDLGRCDWLENKHVKHIGSSRQLRYLRIWGSKITELPGEIGKLQHLETLDLRECWSLVRLPSTVVQLRKLVRLFVSYTAQLPASGFRSLQALEELSFGETDDPVRFAEEVNESGKCNLRYLGTGGDIAERLFCKPCYAYPCLQVLKIQSGRSLMEMVPRGMASLKNLVKLCMEVKKFDMEGLQVLMGMPSLANLHLWVIQVIKEKLTVGSNGLKLLKAFHFQYMPSSHFVSEQTASGGLRISENKPDVVRLTFAPGAVPALRRLRLYLNPMEMASDFFVDLGVQHLSGLAQLEFKINCNRAARGRVEALESSVEKAINLHPNCEIHVRRVAEARMFKDEKEWQEAVSMERKELEGFIGRENERRASKN